A region from the Canis lupus familiaris isolate Mischka breed German Shepherd chromosome 3, alternate assembly UU_Cfam_GSD_1.0, whole genome shotgun sequence genome encodes:
- the MEX3B gene encoding RNA-binding protein MEX3B isoform X1: MPSSLFADLERHGSGGGGGGGGGGGGGGGGSGGGGGGGETLDDQRALQLALDQLSLLGLDSDEGASLYDSEPRKKSVNMTECVPVPSSEHVAEIVGRQGCKIKALRAKTNTYIKTPVRGEEPVFVVTGRKEDVAMARREIISAAEHFSMIRASRNKNTALNGAVPGPPNLPGQTTIQVRVPYRVVGLVVGPKGATIKRIQQQTHTYIVTPSRDKEPVFEVTGMPENVDRAREEIEAHIALRTGGIIELTDENDFHANGTDVGFDLHHGSGGSGPGSLWSKPTPSITPTPGRKPFSSYRNDSSSSLGSASTDSYFGGGTGGSAAATPRLADYSPPSPALSFAHNGNNNNNGNGYTYAAGEAPVPSPDGCPELQPTFDPAPAPPPGAPLLWAQFERSPGGGPAAPASSSCSSSASSSASSSSVVFPGGGAGAPSNANLGLLVHRRLHPGASCPRLSPPLHMAPGAGEHHLARRVRSDPGGGGLTYAAYANGLGAQLPGLQPSDTSGSSSSSSSSSSSSSSSSGLRRKGSRDCSVCFESEVIAALVPCGHNLFCMECANRICEKSEPECPVCHTAVTQAIRIFS; encoded by the exons ATGCCCAGCTCCCTGTTTGCAGACCTGGAGCGCCACGGCAGCGGCGGCGgagggggaggcggcggcggcggcggcggcggcggcggcggcagcggcggcggcggcggcggcggcgagacCCTGGATGACCAAAGAGCCCTGCAGCTCGCGCTCGACCAGCTCTCCCTGCTGGGGCTGGACAGTGACGAGGGCGCCTCTCTGTACGACAGCGAGCCGCGCAAGAAGAGCGTGAACATGACCGAGTGCGTACCGGTGCCCAGTTCCGAGCACGTCGCCGAGATCGTGGGGCGCCAAG GTTGTAAAATCAAAGCGCTGCGGGCGAAGACCAATACTTACATCAAGACCCCGGTTCGCGGGGAGGAGCCTGTCTTTGTTGTGACGGGCAGGAAGGAGGATGTGGCCATGGCTCGGAGAGAGATCATCTCTGCGGCGGAGCACTTCTCCATGATCCGCGCCTCGCGGAATAAGAACACGGCGCTCAACGGCGCAGTGCCCGGGCCGCCCAACCTGCCGGGACAGACCACCATCCAGGTGCGGGTGCCCTACCGCGTGGTGGGGCTCGTGGTGGGGCCCAAGGGCGCGACCATCAAGCGCATCCAACAACAGACGCACACGTACATCGTGACGCCCAGCCGCGACAAGGAGCCGGTGTTCGAGGTGACCGGCATGCCCGAGAACGTGGACCGGGCTCGCGAGGAAATAGAGGCGCATATCGCCCTGCGCACCGGCGGCATCATTGAGCTCACAGACGAAAACGACTTTCACGCCAACGGCACGGACGTGGGCTTCGATCTGCACCACGGGTCCGGCGGGTCCGGCCCCGGCAGCCTCTGGAGCAAGCCCACCCCCAGCATCACGCCCACCCCCGGCCGCAAGCCTTTCTCCAGCTACCGCAACGACAGCTCCAGCTCGCTCGGCAGCGCCTCCACAGACTCTTACTTCGGCGGGGGGACCGGCGGCAGCGCAGCCGCCACCCCGCGCCTGGCGGACTacagcccccccagccccgcgctCAGCTTCGCGCACAacggcaacaacaacaacaacggcAACGGATACACGTACGCGGCGGGGGAGGCCCCCGTGCCTTCCCCCGACGGCTGCCCGGAGCTGCAGCCCACCTTCGACCCGGCTCCCGCTCCCCCGCCCGGGGCGCCCCTGCTCTGGGCGCAGTTCGAGCGCTCCCCTGGCGGCGGCCCCGCGGCGCCCGCGTCCTCGTCCTGCTCTTCGTCCGCGTCTTCGTCCGCGTCGTCCTCCTCCGTGGTCTTCCCCGGGGGCGGCGCCGGCGCGCCCTCCAATGCCAACCTGGGGCTGCTGGTGCACCGGCGGCTGCACCCGGGCGCCAGCTGCCCGCGCCTGTCCCCGCCCCTGCACATGGCCCCGGGGGCGGGCGAGCACCACCTGGCCCGCCGCGTGCGCAGCGAcccgggcggcgggggcctgACCTACGCCGCCTATGCCAACGGGCTGGGGGCGCAGCTGCCCGGGCTGCAGCCGTCGGACACCTCGGGCTCCTCGTCGTCgtccagctcctcctccagctcctcctcctcgtcGTCGGGGTTGCGGCGGAAGGGCAGCCGCGACTGCTCCGTGTGCTTCGAGAGCGAGGTGATCGCCGCGCTGGTGCCCTGCGGCCACAACCTCTTCTGCATGGAGTGCGCCAACCGCATCTGCGAGAAGAGCGAGCCCGAGTGCCCCGTCTGCCACACCGCGGTCACTCAGGCCATCCGCATCTTTTCCTGA